Proteins encoded in a region of the Labeo rohita strain BAU-BD-2019 chromosome 22, IGBB_LRoh.1.0, whole genome shotgun sequence genome:
- the krt222 gene encoding keratin, type I cytoskeletal 19 produces the protein MEGFEEPKLALRGLNERLKGFLEHVNQLERTNGELEEQIAEWGLRNVAPLRDRSDKEALAQELRAQVRMIIMENAEVLLQSNAVKLKAAYLKTRCETEEKLRLLKEQEMSQLKLKKKEVEMANTLLEKQLYESQNELQQIMEEHERELDQHQWRAVEECDRVLAQVAAGEDGRGMDLSRTSTQCDHSSPAQSSPDSATPPNSAPGSCPTSQRRPRKDETSPTAAFPPQVRAGDEALKEARAELAEARKRWHRLQVEIESLHALERSLQSSLHHTQLQYSVQLKDLSRSVRSLESELETVREGLEIQKQNHSQLLNTKMRLEREIATYRKLLEHEEGRFLNSDGRSLKLKPWKGSVPAPEQNGLPNGCDEDIEEPFFSEKTPKISQALQRQQSLVILSEPVKNKDGEICTVKTQEILEGNVVRESAEGHGNVETEKIDKVIRQWEGSFFKGNPKLRKKSVSLRFDLHMAVADEGCSQTKQDSLPNVEVRLVMRRSRSIPTFAQ, from the exons ATGGAGGGATTCGAAGAGCCGAAATTGGCCCTGAGGGGCCTGAACGAACGTCTGAAGGGGTTCCTGGAGCACGTGAATCAGTTGGAGCGGACCAACGGCGAGTTGGAGGAGCAGATCGCGGAGTGGGGATTGAGGAACGTGGCTCCGCTGCGGGACAGGAGCGACAAGGAGGCGCTGGCACAAGAACTGCGAGCTCAG GTTAGGATGATCATAATGGAAAATGCAGAAGTTTTGTTACAATCCAATGCAGTAAAACTCAAGGCAGCATATTTAAAGACCAG gTGTGAGACCGAGGAGAAACTCCGTCTCCTAAAAGAGCAGGAGATGTCACAGCTGAAGCTAAAGAAGAAAGAAGTGGAAATGGCCAACACTCTCTTGGAAAAGCAGCTTTATGAATCCCAAAATGAGCTACAGCAAATCATGGAGGAACATGAG AGAGAGCTGGATCAGCACCAGTGGCGAGCAGTAGAGGAGTGTGATAGAGTGCTAGCGCAGGTTGCTGCAGGAGAGGATGGCAGAGGAATGGATCTCTCCCGGACCAGCACCCAGTGCGACCACTCCAGCCCAGCCCAGAGCAGCCCTGACTCAGCCACACCACCAAATTCAGCCCCAGGCTCTTGCCCCACTTCACAGAGAAGGCCCCGAAAGGATGAGACCAGCCCCACAGCTGCGTTTCCGCCACAG gTGAGAGCAGGTGACGAGGCCTTGAAGGAGGCACGAGCCGAGCTCGCGGAGGCCAGAAAGCGGTGGCACCGTCTGCAGGTGGAAATCGAATCGCTACATGCCTTG GAGAGGAGTCTCCAAAGCTCCCTACACCACACTCAGCTCCAGTACTCTGTGCAGCTCAAGGATCTGTCCCGTTCTGTCAGGAGTTTGGAGTCTGAGCTAGAAACTGTGCGGGAGGGTCTGGAAATCCAGAAGCAGAACCATAGCCAGCTTCTCAACACCAAGATGAGGCTGGAGAGAGAGATTGCAACTTATAGGAAACTCCTGGAGCATGAGGAGGGCAG GTTTCTGAACTCAGATGGTCGGTCTCTAAAGCTGAAGCCATGGAAGGGGTCAGTTCCTGCTCCAGAACAGAATGGCCTGCCCAACGGATGTGACGAGGATATCGAGGAGCCGTTCTTCTCTGAGAAAACTCCAAAAATAAGCCAGGCCCTTCAGCGGCAGCAGAGCCTTGTCATCCTCTCAG AACCAGTCAAAAACAAAGATGGGGAGATCTGTACTGTGAAGACTCAGGAGATTCTGGAAGGAAATGTAGTGAGGGAGAGTGCTGAAGGTCACGGAAATGTGGA gACTGAGAAAATTGACAAGGTGATCAGGCAATGGGAAGGATCATTCTTTAAAGGAAATCCCAAGCTGAGGAAGAAATCCGTGTCTCTGCGTTTCGACCTTCACATGGCTGTAGCAGACGAGGGTTGCAGCCAGACAAAACAGGACAGTCTCCCTAACGTGGAGGTCCGTCTGGTCATGAGACGGTCTCGCAGCATACCCACTTTTGCCCAGTGA
- the crygs1 gene encoding crystallin, gamma S1 isoform X3: MGRIIFYEDKNFQGRRYECDSDCSDFHAYLNRCNSIRVESGVWVVYERPNFMGYQYVLSRGEYPDYQRWMGLNDRLCSCKMIHIATGSEYKIQLYDKGDFAGQVYETTEDCPSVVERFRTREVHSCKVLDGIWIFYEHPNYRGRQYLLEKGEYRKPVDWGAVCPTVQSFKRLTE; the protein is encoded by the exons ATGGGCCGG ATCATTTTCTACGAGGACAAGAACTTCCAGGGCCGTCGGTATGAGTGCGACAGTGACTGTTCGGACTTCCATGCCTACCTGAACCGGTGTAACTCCATCCGCGTAGAGAGCGGGGTTTGGGTGGTGTATGAGAGGCCCAACTTCATGGGCTACCAGTATGTTCTGAGCCGGGGCGAGTATCCGGATTACCAACGCTGGATGGGTCTGAATGACCGCCTCTGCTCCTGCAAGATGATCCACATT GCGACTGGTTCTGAGTACAAGATCCAACTCTATGACAAGGGAGATTTCGCGGGCCAGGTGTATGAGACCACTGAGGATTGTCCATCTGTGGTGGAGCGCTTTCGGACACGCGAGGTCCACTCCTGTAAGGTGCTAGACGGGATTTGGATCTTCTACGAGCACCCAAACTACAGGGGGCGCCAGTACCTACTGGAGAAGGGGGAGTACCGTAAACCTGTGGACTGGGGCGCTGTCTGCCCCACGGTTCAGTCCTTCAAACGCCTTACGGAGTGA
- the crygs1 gene encoding crystallin, gamma S1 isoform X2, translating into MGRVSTKIIFYEDKNFQGRRYECDSDCSDFHAYLNRCNSIRVESGVWVVYERPNFMGYQYVLSRGEYPDYQRWMGLNDRLCSCKMIHIATGSEYKIQLYDKGDFAGQVYETTEDCPSVVERFRTREVHSCKVLDGIWIFYEHPNYRGRQYLLEKGEYRKPVDWGAVCPTVQSFKRLTE; encoded by the exons ATGGGCCGGGTGAGTACGAAG ATCATTTTCTACGAGGACAAGAACTTCCAGGGCCGTCGGTATGAGTGCGACAGTGACTGTTCGGACTTCCATGCCTACCTGAACCGGTGTAACTCCATCCGCGTAGAGAGCGGGGTTTGGGTGGTGTATGAGAGGCCCAACTTCATGGGCTACCAGTATGTTCTGAGCCGGGGCGAGTATCCGGATTACCAACGCTGGATGGGTCTGAATGACCGCCTCTGCTCCTGCAAGATGATCCACATT GCGACTGGTTCTGAGTACAAGATCCAACTCTATGACAAGGGAGATTTCGCGGGCCAGGTGTATGAGACCACTGAGGATTGTCCATCTGTGGTGGAGCGCTTTCGGACACGCGAGGTCCACTCCTGTAAGGTGCTAGACGGGATTTGGATCTTCTACGAGCACCCAAACTACAGGGGGCGCCAGTACCTACTGGAGAAGGGGGAGTACCGTAAACCTGTGGACTGGGGCGCTGTCTGCCCCACGGTTCAGTCCTTCAAACGCCTTACGGAGTGA
- the crygs1 gene encoding crystallin, gamma S1 isoform X1, with translation MGRVSTKIIFYEDKNFQGRRYECDSDCSDFHAYLNRCNSIRVESGVWVVYERPNFMGYQYVLSRGEYPDYQRWMGLNDRLCSCKMIHIVYVPLQATGSEYKIQLYDKGDFAGQVYETTEDCPSVVERFRTREVHSCKVLDGIWIFYEHPNYRGRQYLLEKGEYRKPVDWGAVCPTVQSFKRLTE, from the exons ATGGGCCGGGTGAGTACGAAG ATCATTTTCTACGAGGACAAGAACTTCCAGGGCCGTCGGTATGAGTGCGACAGTGACTGTTCGGACTTCCATGCCTACCTGAACCGGTGTAACTCCATCCGCGTAGAGAGCGGGGTTTGGGTGGTGTATGAGAGGCCCAACTTCATGGGCTACCAGTATGTTCTGAGCCGGGGCGAGTATCCGGATTACCAACGCTGGATGGGTCTGAATGACCGCCTCTGCTCCTGCAAGATGATCCACATT GTGTACGTTCCTCTCCAGGCGACTGGTTCTGAGTACAAGATCCAACTCTATGACAAGGGAGATTTCGCGGGCCAGGTGTATGAGACCACTGAGGATTGTCCATCTGTGGTGGAGCGCTTTCGGACACGCGAGGTCCACTCCTGTAAGGTGCTAGACGGGATTTGGATCTTCTACGAGCACCCAAACTACAGGGGGCGCCAGTACCTACTGGAGAAGGGGGAGTACCGTAAACCTGTGGACTGGGGCGCTGTCTGCCCCACGGTTCAGTCCTTCAAACGCCTTACGGAGTGA